From one Gemmobacter sp. genomic stretch:
- a CDS encoding DUF932 domain-containing protein, producing the protein MNSFEILEPARPQRGGYKVDVGRGERNGRVSSEWFNRPDDERYLSLDDLWASVKSRSERSQTRIVETAKIHVEASRDNAERLHLVLPKAEAPVAPTHWAFGQLASLVGAPAAYLRQLPAPLAGINLQYGLSSHRAEQVKTFETEDGRIELRAVTGPDYGRIYDYELVEAVQRIAGNGTGDTRWKVPGVLDWSTGVYNPDVDITRDTTTLYASDRDVFLFLVDDRNPIEAGKLPDGSPDLYFRGFYCWNSEVGAKTLGIASFYLRAVCQNRNLWGVEDFQEITIRHSKYAASRFAHEAAPALTRFANSSPMGFVNGVKAALQQIVARNDEDRDDFLRKRGFSKVDTTKIIDTVLIEEGHPPESIFDFVQGITRLARTKTQQDARLDLEGKAKKLLDRVG; encoded by the coding sequence ATGAACAGCTTTGAAATTCTGGAACCCGCACGGCCGCAGCGTGGCGGTTACAAGGTGGATGTCGGCCGGGGCGAGCGCAACGGCCGCGTCTCGTCGGAATGGTTCAACCGGCCCGATGACGAGCGCTATCTCTCGCTCGACGACCTCTGGGCCTCGGTCAAATCCCGATCCGAGCGCAGCCAGACCCGCATCGTCGAGACGGCAAAGATCCATGTCGAGGCCAGCCGCGACAATGCCGAGCGGCTGCACCTGGTGCTGCCAAAGGCCGAGGCGCCGGTGGCCCCGACCCATTGGGCCTTCGGCCAGCTCGCCAGCCTCGTCGGTGCGCCCGCCGCCTATCTGCGGCAGCTGCCGGCACCGCTTGCAGGCATCAACCTGCAATATGGCCTGTCCTCGCACCGCGCAGAGCAGGTCAAGACCTTCGAGACCGAGGACGGGCGCATCGAACTGCGGGCGGTGACCGGTCCCGATTACGGCCGCATCTACGATTACGAGCTGGTCGAGGCGGTGCAGCGCATCGCAGGAAACGGCACCGGCGACACGCGCTGGAAGGTGCCGGGCGTGCTGGACTGGTCGACCGGGGTCTACAACCCGGATGTCGACATCACCCGCGATACGACCACGCTCTATGCCTCGGACCGGGACGTGTTCCTGTTCCTGGTCGATGATCGCAATCCGATCGAGGCCGGCAAGTTGCCTGACGGATCGCCTGATCTCTACTTCAGGGGATTTTACTGCTGGAATTCCGAGGTCGGCGCCAAAACCCTTGGAATTGCAAGCTTCTACCTGCGTGCCGTCTGTCAGAACAGGAACCTGTGGGGCGTGGAGGACTTCCAGGAAATCACCATCCGGCACTCGAAATACGCCGCCTCCCGCTTCGCCCATGAGGCCGCCCCGGCGCTGACCCGCTTCGCCAACTCCTCGCCCATGGGCTTCGTCAATGGCGTGAAGGCCGCCCTGCAGCAGATCGTCGCGCGCAACGACGAGGACCGGGACGACTTCCTGCGCAAGCGCGGTTTCAGCAAAGTCGATACCACGAAGATCATCGACACGGTGCTGATCGAGGAAGGCCATCCCCCCGAGAGCATCTTCGATTTCGTGCAGGGCATCACCCGGCTTGCGCGGACGAAGACCCAGCAGGATGCCCGCCTCGATCTGGAGGGCAAGGCGAAGAAGCTGCTCGACCGGGTCGGTTGA